Proteins from a single region of Chryseobacterium sp. T16E-39:
- a CDS encoding AcvB/VirJ family lysyl-phosphatidylglycerol hydrolase, with the protein MKNKLSKFLRIISLSALVLLSGCQKDEDFKITEWNSGTNKPIIFYISGDAGFNTFTKGLGTDLHTLGYDVFALDTKAYFWNKKTPEQTSQDIENYINEQLQGRKNQQVILLGYSFGADVTPFVYNRFTPDLKSKIQKVFIMGPSKSNDFQIHLDEYFGVEPKGSLQVIPEINEMGSVPVMLILSDFEFLHFPYKQITLGGNYRMKHIPGNHHYGNNTQMLANFINHNL; encoded by the coding sequence ATGAAGAATAAACTAAGTAAATTTCTACGAATTATTTCTTTATCTGCATTGGTACTGCTTTCCGGTTGTCAAAAGGATGAAGATTTTAAAATAACAGAATGGAATTCAGGTACCAATAAGCCAATCATCTTTTACATAAGTGGAGATGCTGGTTTTAATACGTTTACCAAAGGCCTGGGTACTGATCTCCACACCTTAGGATACGATGTATTTGCATTGGATACGAAAGCTTATTTCTGGAATAAAAAAACGCCGGAGCAAACTTCCCAGGATATTGAGAATTACATCAACGAGCAGTTGCAGGGCAGAAAGAATCAACAGGTTATTTTGTTAGGATATTCATTTGGAGCTGATGTTACACCATTTGTTTATAATCGTTTTACACCGGATCTGAAAAGTAAAATTCAAAAAGTATTCATTATGGGGCCTTCAAAAAGCAATGATTTTCAAATCCATCTTGATGAATACTTTGGCGTTGAACCCAAAGGCAGTTTACAGGTTATTCCTGAGATCAATGAAATGGGATCAGTTCCTGTTATGCTTATTTTAAGTGACTTTGAATTTCTCCATTTTCCTTATAAACAAATAACCCTGGGAGGTAATTACCGAATGAAACATATTCCGGGAAACCATCATTATGGAAATAATACCCAGATGCTGGCTAACTTTATCAATCATAATCTATAA